In Diadema setosum chromosome 19, eeDiaSeto1, whole genome shotgun sequence, a genomic segment contains:
- the LOC140242240 gene encoding ornithine transcarbamylase, mitochondrial-like: MSMLASSFRQLFNVAVKELSTQNFKTQLICASFHTCKQLRIPEQDGSSSLVGRHFMTLKDFSKKEIEQLLWTASDLKIRYKQHGESYRPLEGKSAGLIFEKRSTRTRLSNETGFALLGGHPAFLSPADIHLGVNESLVDTARVLSGLVDIALARVYRHDDLLTLCREASIPIVNGLSEIYHPLQTLADFQTLQEHYGCLKGLTIAWVGDGNNIIHSIMMGAAPMGINVRIATPKGYEIFPEVQQDAKLLSEKYGTSYHYTTDPMEACQGANVIVTDTWISMGQEEEAQERLKAFDGYQVNMKMGGVAAPDWCFLHCLPRHMEEVDDEVFYSPRSLAFLAAENRKWTAMAVMLSLLKDHVPTTPKPAF; the protein is encoded by the exons ATGTCAATGCTCGCTTCTTCTTTCCGTCAGCTATTTAATGTTGCGGTAAAGGAATTATCCACGCAAAATTTTAAAACTCAGTTGATATGTGCAAGTTTCCATACGTGCAAACAGCTACGTATACCTGAACAAGATGGAAG TTCTTCCCTTGTTGGACGTCACTTCATGACCCTCAAGGACTTCTCCAAGAAGGAGATTGAGCAGCTGTTGTGGACAGCGTCAGATCTGAAGATCAGATACAAGCAGCACGGAGAATCCTACAGGCCCCTGGAGGGCAAGTCTGCAGGACTCATCTTCGAAAAGCGCAGCACCAGGACCAGATTGTCCAATGAAACAG GCTTTGCTCTACTAGGGGGTCACCCTGCCTTCTTGTCTCCTGCTGATATTCACCTTGGGGTGAATGAGTCCCTTGTAGACACAGCAAG GGTGCTGTCTGGACTTGTGGACATAGCACTTGCCAGGGTGTATCGCCATGACGACCTGCTGACCCTCTGCCGGGAGGCATCCATTCCCATCGTCAACGGCCTCTCAGAGATCTACCACCCCCTGCAGACCCTTGCTGATTTCCAGACTCTACAG GAACACTATGGATGCCTGAAGGGCCTGACTATTGCCTGGGTAGGTGATGGAAACAACATCATCCACTCCATCATGATGGGGGCCGCCCCCATGGGGATCAACGTCAGGATAGCAactccaaag GGGTATGAGATTTTTCCAGAGGTTCAACAAGATGCTAAGCTTCTCTCAGAAAAG TACGGAACATCATACCACTACACTACTGACCCCATGGAAGCTTGCCAGGGGGCAAATGTCATCGTCACGGATACCTGGATTAGCATGGGGCAGGAGGAGGAGGCTCAAGAGAGGCTGAAGGCGTTTGATGGTTACCAAGTCAACATGAAG ATGGGCGGAGTAGCTGCACCAGACTGGTGCTTCCTGCACTGCCTCCCTCGACACATGGAGGAGGTGGACGATGAGGTGTTCTACAGCCCCAGGTCGCTGGCTTTCCTCGCTGCTGAGAACCGCAAGTGGACAGCCATG GCCGTCATGCTCTCCTTGCTGAAAGATCACGTCCCTACCACACCCAAGCCTGCTTTCTGA